One Amaranthus tricolor cultivar Red isolate AtriRed21 chromosome 1, ASM2621246v1, whole genome shotgun sequence DNA window includes the following coding sequences:
- the LOC130815805 gene encoding uncharacterized protein LOC130815805, which translates to MDAYNIISQLKTMFRLQARVERYETLKAIHECELEAGKQVGEHVFKMIGHFANMERLGFPCSQELAIDIILHSLHGGFKTFRLNFHMNGVEKSLAELHGMLITAKQNIQVEPKKEVLMVQKGKGFKKAGTGKKKQQKGKQVVLSKASNKPKAVAKPKVAVNNKCFYWDKIGHWKRNFPQVLE; encoded by the coding sequence ATGGATGCTTACAATATCATCTCGCAATTAAAAACCATGTTTCGATTGCAAGCTAGAGTTGAGAGGTATGAGACTCTTAAGGCTATTCATGAGTGTGAGTTAGAGGCAGGGAAGCAAGTGGGAGAACATGTCTTCAAGATGATTGGTCATTTTGCAAACATGGAAAGACTAGGCTTTCCTTGTAGCCAAGAGTTGGCTATTGACATCATACTGCATTCTCTTCATGGTGGGTTCAAGACTTTTAGGTTGAACTTTCACATGAATGGAGTTGAAAAAAGTCTTGCTGAGTTACATGGGATGCTCATTACTGCTAAGCAGAATATCCAAGTTGAACCTAAGAAGGAAGTTCTCATGGTTCAAAAGGGAAAAGGGTTTAAGAAGGCCGGGACTGGCAAGAAGAAGCAACAAAAGGGCAAACAAGTTGTTCTTTCCAAAGCTTCTAATAAGCCAAAGGCTGTTGCAAAGCCAAAGGTGGCTGTGAATAACAAATGCTTTTATTGGGACAAGATCGGTCATTGGAAGAGGAATTTCCCCCAAGTACTTGAATGA